The Paenibacillus sp. 37 sequence CCGAGATTTCCCCTAAACCATCATAGTTCTGACGAGGGCGGTTTCCATTCAATGGATCACCATTCGGGTTGGCATTACGAACAGACAGTACAACAGCAAAATCGATTTTGTGATCAAGTATACTCATTTAGTTATCCCCTTGTTCGTTCAATTGGTTTTCATCGTCTTTATCAAGTGCAACCGCGGCTTCTTTATCTTTTCTACTTGTATATAAATCGTTACGCTGACTATAAAATCCTAATAAGTATAATCCCGTGAGTGGCTTGTCTGTAAAATCTTCTAATTGAAGTTTGGCTCCAACTTCATCTAGCAACGAATTATAATATCTGGCACTCGTCCCCATTCGCGCTTGGTAAGGTTGGAGATTAGATTGAATAATGCTCCAAGTTCTGCCTGGTCGTTGCGCAAAGGCGTTCATATATCGAATGGCATTTGTTGCTCGTTTTTCCTCTTTTCCCAGAGCACTTCTCTCTAATACATCTGCAATGGCAAGCATTCTGCCAAATAAGTAGCTACGATCCGTTGTTTCGGTATTCAGACTCACTCCGTACCCCTCCTTCTTATTAACAAGTGCGCAAGTAATACTCAGCGTTTTCTCCCATTCCCAATTTTCCATGCCTACCGGGTTGGATGCACGTTGGATAGAACTGCGAACAATATCCAGCGGAATGGGACGTTGATCAATGATGCATGGAAGCATCCGCTCCATGAGTCCTTTAACTACCTTGTCACTGGCTCGTGGGCCATAGGCTGCAAAAGCAATGTCTTTCGTCGCGGGCGCTCCAATAAACGAGACGGGTTTGTCGTTTTTATTTTTACGATAGCGATGTATCCAGTAACAACTCTCATGCCAAGCTGTTATCCGGTCCAGATACTCGTTCTGATCTAAACTCCGATAAAACATAATCGACATTCGTCCTGGTGTGGCCGCATCCAGTGTCATCAAAGTCACTTCATGCTTGGAGTTATACTCCCCATCGTATCGAAAGCCACCAATCGCCTTCCTGATTTGCAAGGCAAAATCCTTATGTGTTGTATCTCCACCAGCAAGAGCTTCCTGATCATCTTCATCTTCCCATAAACTAAAAGAATCTTCTTGAGGTTCTGGCATATCCAGACTTGTACTACCCCACACCAGAAAAACTTTGCCGTCTATAGTGGTTCCTTGTCGATCAATAAGCCACTTCAGCGCGTTATGGCCTTTCTGTGAAGCTTCGTAGCTGACTACTGCTGCATCACGACTGGTACGAAAACGTCCCCGATACGTAAATCCACTTGAGTCGTTGGCGGAGATCAACTTGGACTTGTCCCCTGAGTGACGTATGCGAGAAGCATGTTTATCAGCAACTGGTAGGTAATCTCCAGTCACGAAACAGATATCCTTGTCCTGCAAACTCATCTCGTAGAACTGGATAAATGATTGTTGCACCGAAGCATCCCGCCATAGTCTGGATTCGGGTTCTCCTGGAATATTTACAGCAAATCGGACAAATGCACCACTCTGATCCGAAGCAATGACATTGAAGATGTCAGGCTTTTTCCCTTCCTGGTCGCCAGGCCCTGCGATCCACTTCTCCAGCAGCTTACCTTGGCTATCCACATGAAGTATGCCTCTGCTTACTAAATCAGCGATGAGTGTGCCTTTGCTGACATAGTGAAGCACACTCTGTACTCTAGGGTGACTAAAGGGAGATTCGCACCAAGCTTTCAGTTGGATCAAATAATCTTGATACGGTGTTCCTTTGGCTTCTCCGCAGAACTGAGTGTAATCTCCTGCAACATAGGCTAACTTGTCAAAAAGCGGATACGGTACAGGCGCACTCGTTCGACTTGCGGAAGCTTCGGTGCAAGGGATAATCGTGCTGCCATCATTCTTTTCTACTACTTTGGCATTTACGATATCTCCTTTTTCATTCAGATGCACTTCAATATGCGCGGTCTGGGTTGTGTGCGAGATTGGAATCAAGGCGTATTCCTTGCCGCTTTTCTTCATTTCAAATTGCCCTACGACATCGGCATGATCATCATACGTTTTGCATAAATTAGCAAGCCAGCTCATTTACTCACCTCATTATCGAACCATTCCGAGTGTAAATCATCAACAGACTGCATATTCTCTGAGCCAAATATTTTAGCTGTACCTTCTCCCGCTTTGCGTATCAATGTGCATTCATCCGGACGGATAAAACGAATCACTCCATGCTGCATTTTCGCTTTCCACAGGCGGACCTCTCGCTCATTGCTTCCTGTTTCATCCGGGTAACTGATTCCATGTAGCATTGTGCCAAAATCAAGCTCACCTATACGATCATAGAAGCTCTCTTCTTCACCAAAATGGCATGGTTCGACGTAGCCCTGACATTCACGAGTTCCCAAGAAAATATCTCTTCGTCCTCCAACCTGGACAGCTCGTTTAGCGATATTGTGGTGTTTGTGTTCGTTCTGGTCATGTACCAGATCTTCACGATGAGGATTAAATTCAAAATGAGCCTTCACCTGATATCGAACATCTCTTAAATAGGTGTAATAGGCCAGTGTATTGCCCCCGCTGTATTCAATCGGACGCATGCCCTTCGATTCCGTTTGAATTGGATTCATGATGCGGACTTCGTCTATAATCCAGATCAGCGTCGGCTTCCAGTAAATGGATTCCACGATCCCTTTGAGAGCTTGATATGTAGGAATCTGATAAGAGAATTTTTCTCCTCCAAGTTTCGTGAGCGGATCAGTGAATAGCGCATATTTTCCCGAAACCTCAAATTCGATTTGATTTCTCAACGTTTCAGCTCCTTTCTATGGGGTTTAGGAGGGAGAAGCATATGTCATGAAACTCCCCACTCTACGTTAGCGTCCATTTCATATCATCATCGTTTCCCAAGCGCCCTCCCCTTTGGATTCCACACCAAAGTCTTCAGAGTATGCTGGTTCCCGTAGAGCAAGGACGTGACCATGTAACAATGGATACAAGTCCCCACTTTTTTCTAATGTCTTGAGTTCGTGATCATAGATGTTCACCGTATACTGTTGGGCTTTTCGCAACAGATCCCCCAATTCACTCGGCTCCAACTCACCATTCAGGTCAATAATCAGTTCCCTGCCTTCTTCTCCGTAAGGAACAAGGACAGCAGTGGCATTCGTCGATATTGCTTCAAAATATTTCTCTGCTGTAGCGATAGCATAATGATTAACAACCTCTGGTTTTGTAGCATGTTTCTTTTGATATGCATCCACGTAATAGCGATTCCGATCCATCAGATCAAACAAGTTCTGTTCGAGCTTAGGAATGGGGTAATTCATTTTTTCTTGAATATCGTGAAAGTAATATTTAAAATAACGAGCGATTGCTTCAGAAGATAATAAATCATTCCCCAGTGACTCCGGATCTTCCCTGAAATCATGGAGCACTCGCTCCGTTTTCTCGGCACCAATTTTAATCTCAGGTAAGTGGGTCAATACTTCATCCGACGATCGGATAATGTATACATTACGAATCTCATCTTTGCCGTGCCGATTACATCGACCAGCCGCCTGGGCAATCGAATCCAGACCAGACAAAGATCGAACCACACATTCGAAGCTGATATTCACGCCTGCCTCAATAAGCTGTGTGCTCACACAAATGATTCGTTCTCCCTTTGCCAGTC is a genomic window containing:
- the cas8c gene encoding type I-C CRISPR-associated protein Cas8c/Csd1, which codes for MSWLANLCKTYDDHADVVGQFEMKKSGKEYALIPISHTTQTAHIEVHLNEKGDIVNAKVVEKNDGSTIIPCTEASASRTSAPVPYPLFDKLAYVAGDYTQFCGEAKGTPYQDYLIQLKAWCESPFSHPRVQSVLHYVSKGTLIADLVSRGILHVDSQGKLLEKWIAGPGDQEGKKPDIFNVIASDQSGAFVRFAVNIPGEPESRLWRDASVQQSFIQFYEMSLQDKDICFVTGDYLPVADKHASRIRHSGDKSKLISANDSSGFTYRGRFRTSRDAAVVSYEASQKGHNALKWLIDRQGTTIDGKVFLVWGSTSLDMPEPQEDSFSLWEDEDDQEALAGGDTTHKDFALQIRKAIGGFRYDGEYNSKHEVTLMTLDAATPGRMSIMFYRSLDQNEYLDRITAWHESCYWIHRYRKNKNDKPVSFIGAPATKDIAFAAYGPRASDKVVKGLMERMLPCIIDQRPIPLDIVRSSIQRASNPVGMENWEWEKTLSITCALVNKKEGYGVSLNTETTDRSYLFGRMLAIADVLERSALGKEEKRATNAIRYMNAFAQRPGRTWSIIQSNLQPYQARMGTSARYYNSLLDEVGAKLQLEDFTDKPLTGLYLLGFYSQRNDLYTSRKDKEAAVALDKDDENQLNEQGDN
- the cas5c gene encoding type I-C CRISPR-associated protein Cas5c is translated as MRNQIEFEVSGKYALFTDPLTKLGGEKFSYQIPTYQALKGIVESIYWKPTLIWIIDEVRIMNPIQTESKGMRPIEYSGGNTLAYYTYLRDVRYQVKAHFEFNPHREDLVHDQNEHKHHNIAKRAVQVGGRRDIFLGTRECQGYVEPCHFGEEESFYDRIGELDFGTMLHGISYPDETGSNEREVRLWKAKMQHGVIRFIRPDECTLIRKAGEGTAKIFGSENMQSVDDLHSEWFDNEVSK